One Cellulomonas soli DNA window includes the following coding sequences:
- a CDS encoding DMT family transporter: MAPLLWGSVGVLTFSLTLPLTRAALVGFDPLVVALGRSAIAGLLALPLLLLTRQPRPTRAQWRHIAVVAACITVGFPLLSSWALARVPASHGAVFLALLPVATAILSLRHTRERPGRLFWVAASAGALVVMVYAVLARGFDGVHGADLLLVGAMLCGALSYAEGSVVTPHLGSWQVTCWALALALPVLGPIVLADLLVTGPHAPASAWAALLWMAFVGMIGGFVAWYHALRTGGVARISQLQLVQPLLAIAWSSVLLGESVPVSLVVAGVLTVACVAVAQRARA, encoded by the coding sequence GTGGCGCCGCTGCTGTGGGGCTCGGTCGGCGTCCTGACGTTCTCGCTCACCCTGCCGCTGACCCGGGCCGCGCTCGTCGGCTTCGACCCGCTCGTCGTCGCGCTGGGACGCAGTGCGATCGCGGGGCTGCTCGCGCTGCCGCTCCTGCTGCTCACGCGTCAACCCAGGCCCACGCGCGCCCAGTGGCGGCACATCGCCGTCGTCGCCGCGTGCATCACCGTCGGATTCCCGCTGCTGAGCTCGTGGGCGCTCGCGCGCGTCCCGGCCAGCCACGGTGCGGTGTTCCTCGCACTGCTGCCGGTAGCCACCGCGATCCTGTCGCTGCGGCACACCCGCGAGCGCCCGGGCCGACTCTTCTGGGTCGCCGCGAGCGCGGGCGCCCTGGTCGTCATGGTCTACGCCGTGCTGGCGCGCGGGTTCGACGGCGTGCACGGGGCGGACCTGCTGCTCGTCGGCGCGATGCTCTGCGGTGCGCTGTCCTACGCCGAGGGGTCCGTCGTGACGCCGCACCTGGGCAGCTGGCAGGTCACGTGCTGGGCGCTGGCCCTCGCGTTGCCGGTGCTCGGCCCGATCGTGCTGGCCGACCTGCTCGTCACCGGGCCGCACGCGCCCGCCTCGGCGTGGGCGGCGCTGCTGTGGATGGCGTTCGTCGGGATGATCGGCGGCTTCGTCGCCTGGTACCACGCGCTGCGCACGGGCGGCGTGGCCCGGATCAGCCAGCTGCAGCTCGTCCAGCCGCTGCTGGCGATCGCGTGGTCGTCGGTGCTGCTCGGGGAGTCGGTGCCGGTCTCGCTCGTGGTGGCCGGCGTGCTGACGGTCGCGTGCGTGGCGGTGGCCCAGCGGGCACGCGCGTGA
- a CDS encoding TetR/AcrR family transcriptional regulator — protein sequence MSDTEIRERIVEAADRLYYGKGIQAVGMDELRTAADVSLKRLYTLFASKEQIVLAVLQRRHEQWTHGVADKVAQVSDPRERLLAIYDYLADWFADENFRGCGFINAFGEIGATSPAVAEQARRHKESFQAFVADLVAEAGCTDELAAQLALLAEGAQTTAAIAGNGEAAVHARRAAQVLIAAC from the coding sequence GTGAGTGACACCGAGATCCGCGAGCGCATCGTCGAGGCCGCCGACCGCCTCTACTACGGCAAGGGCATCCAGGCCGTCGGCATGGACGAGCTGCGCACGGCCGCCGACGTCTCGCTCAAGCGCCTCTACACGCTGTTCGCCTCGAAGGAGCAGATCGTCCTCGCCGTCCTGCAGCGCCGGCACGAGCAGTGGACGCACGGCGTCGCCGACAAGGTCGCCCAGGTCAGCGACCCACGCGAGCGACTCCTGGCCATCTACGACTACCTGGCCGACTGGTTCGCCGACGAGAACTTCCGCGGCTGCGGGTTCATCAACGCGTTCGGCGAGATCGGCGCCACCTCCCCCGCCGTCGCCGAGCAGGCCCGGCGGCACAAGGAGTCGTTCCAGGCCTTCGTCGCCGACCTCGTCGCCGAGGCCGGGTGCACCGACGAGCTCGCCGCCCAGCTCGCCCTGCTGGCCGAGGGAGCCCAGACGACGGCCGCCATCGCCGGGAACGGCGAGGCGGCCGTGCACGCGAGGCGCGCGGCCCAGGTGCTCATCGCCGCCTGCTGA
- a CDS encoding aminotransferase-like domain-containing protein: MNDDSSARRLADTLRAVVRAAPAGARLPSSRTLAAEHGVGPVTVAAALRLLAAEGLVETRPGEGTFARRQTAGPGGDTAWQLTAMGPAAVQATALGALLHPSRPGTIALSSGYLAPEQQPHHLVSQALARAARRPAALGRVDPTGLPELRAWFATEAGAQADDVLVCAGTQAALATIFTSLCRPGDAVVMESPTYLGALAAAHAAGLTIVPVHRGPDGAPDPLDLDRALQASGARVVYAQPHGANPTGTSWPARTHRELVAVARRHGCFLVEDDWAHDFVLAGTPRTLAADDPDGTVLHLRSLTKSTVPALRVAAVVGRGPVVARLAAGRTAADLYVSGVLQHAALDVVTGPGWRRHVRAARTTLIERRDSLAAAVVRHLGAESLALVPDQGLHLWVRLPDGTDDVALAAAAAGAGVDVSAGSPWWVTEPVGPYLRISYSAATPAEAAHGVEVLAGLLPDLPGTR, encoded by the coding sequence ATGAACGACGATAGCAGCGCACGACGCCTCGCGGACACGCTGCGAGCCGTCGTGCGCGCCGCACCCGCCGGGGCACGCCTGCCGTCCTCCCGCACGCTCGCCGCCGAGCACGGCGTCGGACCGGTCACCGTCGCCGCCGCGCTGCGCCTGCTCGCCGCCGAAGGACTCGTCGAGACCCGACCCGGCGAGGGCACGTTCGCCCGCCGCCAGACCGCCGGGCCCGGCGGTGACACCGCATGGCAGCTCACGGCGATGGGACCCGCGGCGGTGCAGGCCACGGCACTCGGCGCCCTGCTTCACCCCTCACGACCCGGCACGATCGCGCTGTCCAGCGGGTACCTGGCCCCTGAGCAGCAGCCGCACCACCTCGTCTCCCAGGCGCTCGCCCGCGCGGCCCGCCGCCCCGCCGCGCTCGGTCGCGTCGACCCGACCGGCCTGCCCGAGCTGCGCGCCTGGTTCGCCACCGAGGCCGGCGCCCAGGCCGACGACGTCCTGGTCTGCGCGGGCACGCAGGCAGCGCTCGCGACGATCTTCACCAGCCTGTGCCGGCCCGGGGACGCCGTCGTCATGGAGTCCCCCACCTACCTCGGCGCCCTGGCCGCCGCGCACGCGGCGGGGCTCACGATCGTGCCCGTGCACCGCGGACCCGACGGCGCACCCGACCCGCTCGACCTCGACCGGGCGTTGCAGGCCAGCGGGGCCCGCGTGGTGTACGCCCAGCCGCACGGCGCGAACCCGACGGGGACCAGCTGGCCCGCCCGCACGCACCGCGAGCTCGTGGCCGTCGCCCGTCGGCACGGGTGCTTCCTCGTCGAGGACGACTGGGCGCACGACTTCGTGCTCGCCGGCACCCCCCGAACGCTCGCCGCCGACGACCCCGACGGCACCGTGCTGCACCTGCGCTCGCTGACCAAGTCGACCGTGCCCGCGCTCCGGGTGGCGGCCGTGGTCGGTCGCGGGCCGGTCGTGGCGCGCCTCGCGGCCGGGCGCACCGCCGCCGACCTGTACGTGTCCGGGGTGCTGCAGCACGCCGCGCTCGACGTCGTCACCGGGCCCGGCTGGCGGCGGCACGTGCGCGCCGCGCGGACGACGCTGATCGAGCGGCGCGACTCGCTGGCCGCCGCGGTCGTTCGGCACCTGGGCGCCGAGTCGCTCGCGCTCGTGCCCGACCAGGGCCTGCACCTGTGGGTGCGGCTGCCCGACGGCACCGACGACGTCGCGCTTGCCGCCGCAGCGGCCGGCGCAGGTGTCGACGTGTCGGCAGGCTCGCCGTGGTGGGTCACCGAGCCAGTCGGCCCCTACCTGCGGATCAGCTACTCCGCGGCGACCCCGGCCGAGGCTGCGCACGGCGTCGAGGTGCTCGCCGGTCTGCTACCCGACCTGCCTGGGACCCGCTGA
- a CDS encoding ArsR/SmtB family transcription factor, whose protein sequence is MPTAPPTAAATAPLYAIKAELFKSLAHPTRIRALEVLAAAPDLAAPVTDLLTATGAEASQLSQHLAVLKKAGVVTSSRSGNAVEYRLSQPLVAQLLVVARAFLQSTLADSSDRLAATHDLPPLPGEER, encoded by the coding sequence GTGCCCACCGCCCCGCCCACGGCCGCCGCGACCGCTCCGCTGTACGCGATCAAGGCCGAGTTGTTCAAGTCCCTCGCGCACCCCACGCGCATCCGTGCCCTCGAGGTCCTGGCCGCCGCGCCCGACCTCGCGGCGCCCGTGACCGACCTGCTGACCGCGACCGGGGCCGAGGCCTCGCAGCTCTCTCAGCACCTGGCGGTGCTGAAGAAGGCCGGTGTGGTCACGTCCTCGCGGTCCGGGAACGCGGTCGAGTACCGGCTCAGCCAGCCTTTGGTCGCCCAGCTGCTCGTGGTGGCGCGGGCGTTCCTGCAGTCGACGCTCGCCGACTCCAGCGACCGGCTGGCCGCCACGCACGACCTGCCGCCGCTGCCCGGGGAGGAACGGTGA
- a CDS encoding SulP family inorganic anion transporter, translating into MWRRVTLRGLLPRRDDFELRPAVMRSDLLAGVTVGVVALPLALAFGVSSGVGPAAGLVTAVVAGIMAALFGGSRVQVSGPTGAMAVVLAPIVAEHGVKAVPVVALMGGAIVLLAGVARLGRVVTYIPWPVVEGFTLGIATIIFLQQVPAAVGVTEPVGGNPLVTALTSLADAGSTALWTLGIVAVVVLIMLAFARWAPQVPGSLVAVAVVTIGAELLGAPVARIGELPASLPAPGLPGLSLGLLRELASPAVAVAALAAIESLLSARVAASMPGVPDDARRYDPDRELVGQGLASLAAGAFGGMPATGAIARTAVNVRAGARTRLAAVVHAVVILAVIYLATGPVSTIPLAALAGVLMVTATKMVSLATVRSVVRSTKADALVFAVTAVITLAVDLIEAVQVGLVVAAFFALRSVSRAASVHRQPLPGPAHEGDEHIALYRLDGAMFFGASDRIQALIARNRDAWVVVLRLSHLRFVDATGAHALGELVADLERAGIVVLVKGVQPAHLALLTSVGVLDELRHESHVFDELEPALEHARSHVLQRAMTAAA; encoded by the coding sequence ATGTGGCGTCGGGTGACGTTGCGAGGGCTGCTGCCGCGGCGGGACGACTTCGAGCTGCGGCCGGCCGTCATGCGCTCGGACCTGCTCGCCGGGGTCACGGTCGGGGTCGTCGCGCTGCCGCTCGCGCTCGCGTTCGGGGTCAGCTCGGGTGTCGGGCCGGCCGCGGGGCTCGTCACGGCGGTCGTCGCGGGCATCATGGCGGCGCTGTTCGGCGGGTCGCGCGTGCAGGTGTCGGGGCCGACGGGGGCGATGGCCGTGGTGCTCGCGCCGATCGTCGCCGAGCACGGGGTCAAGGCCGTGCCGGTCGTCGCGCTCATGGGCGGGGCGATCGTGCTGCTCGCGGGCGTCGCGCGGCTGGGGCGCGTCGTCACGTACATCCCGTGGCCGGTCGTCGAGGGGTTCACCCTCGGCATCGCCACGATCATCTTCCTGCAGCAGGTGCCCGCGGCCGTCGGCGTCACCGAGCCGGTCGGCGGGAACCCGCTGGTCACGGCGCTGACCTCGCTCGCCGACGCCGGGTCGACGGCGCTGTGGACCCTGGGCATCGTCGCGGTGGTCGTGCTCATCATGCTGGCGTTCGCGCGCTGGGCGCCGCAGGTGCCCGGCTCGCTCGTCGCCGTCGCGGTCGTCACGATCGGCGCGGAGCTGCTGGGCGCACCGGTGGCTCGCATCGGCGAGCTGCCCGCGTCGCTGCCCGCTCCCGGGCTGCCGGGTCTGAGTCTCGGGCTGCTGCGCGAGCTGGCCAGCCCGGCCGTGGCGGTCGCGGCGCTGGCGGCCATCGAGTCGCTGCTGTCGGCCCGCGTGGCCGCGTCCATGCCCGGTGTGCCCGACGACGCCCGCCGGTACGACCCGGACCGTGAGCTGGTCGGGCAGGGACTGGCCTCGCTCGCGGCGGGGGCGTTCGGCGGCATGCCGGCGACCGGCGCGATCGCGCGCACCGCGGTCAACGTCCGTGCGGGTGCCCGCACGCGACTGGCGGCCGTGGTGCACGCGGTGGTCATCCTCGCGGTGATCTACCTGGCCACCGGCCCGGTCTCGACGATCCCGCTGGCCGCCCTCGCCGGGGTCCTCATGGTCACCGCGACCAAGATGGTCTCGCTGGCGACGGTGCGGTCCGTGGTGCGCTCGACCAAGGCCGACGCGCTCGTGTTCGCCGTGACGGCGGTCATCACCCTCGCGGTGGACCTCATCGAGGCCGTGCAGGTCGGGCTGGTCGTCGCGGCATTCTTCGCGCTGCGCTCGGTGTCCCGGGCGGCCAGCGTGCACCGTCAGCCGCTGCCCGGACCGGCGCACGAGGGCGACGAGCACATCGCGCTCTACCGGCTCGACGGGGCGATGTTCTTCGGCGCCTCCGACCGGATCCAGGCGTTGATCGCGCGCAACCGGGATGCGTGGGTGGTCGTGCTGCGGCTCTCGCACCTGCGGTTCGTCGACGCGACCGGGGCGCACGCGCTCGGCGAGCTGGTCGCCGACCTGGAGCGTGCGGGGATCGTCGTGCTGGTCAAGGGCGTGCAGCCCGCGCACCTGGCGCTGCTGACGAGCGTGGGCGTGCTCGACGAGCTGCGGCACGAGTCGCACGTGTTCGACGAGCTCGAACCGGCGTTGGAGCACGCGCGTTCGCACGTGCTGCAGCGGGCGATGACCGCGGCCGCCTGA
- a CDS encoding RHS repeat domain-containing protein — protein MERTEAIGSTEIGDESGASVQLISEKPAEVSWPDGSGVQVDMTPVDGLAWSEAADGVVLARPSDPLVTQDGLLPAAGERAPSDVDLAVLDQKAARAAGVAGVVLQVGEPSTDAEARSADPTTSGAGGVELALDYSGFAGAYGGDWASRLHLVTLPDCALTTPEKAACREQIPVASSNDVESSTVTATVAAASFGVLAVTAAASGSTGNWSATPLSPSAAWQVSAQTGDFTWSYPFRVPPVAAGPSPDLSVSYSAGSLDGRVASTNNQTSWIGDGWDMTAGYVERSYVPCSQDMAGGNNASRATGDLCWSTDNATLVLGGASGELVKDAATGAWHVKSDDGTKIEHLTGGWNTDNDGEFWKVTTLDGTQYFFGRGRRSATDTTALNSAWTVPVFGNQAGEPCYSASFASAYCTQAWRWNLEYVVDTSGNSLTYFYDTETNSYGRNLNQAVSNYVRGGYLTRVEYGQRVGSETASSAPDRVEFTVAERCLPSGSVTCDPAQLTAASAASWPDVPFDLICTSTTSCPAQTSPSFFTRKRLTTVTTKVLSGTAYQSVDSWTLAHTFPDPGDSTNAALWLSSISHSGLVGAAIALPKVEFSGVQMANRVDLTGDAGPPMNRFRVNAVHTESGATISVNYTPQDCTPGSLPPSPDSNTRRCFPVTWVPEGTGGPITEYFHKYLVDSVVADAGDSVSEATETHYSYVGDPAWHYDDNPVVPASYRTWSQFRGYDTVDVITGAPSAPQRSQVRYRYFRGMDGDHLASGEGRSVTVDGLADQERLNGFVREQVTYDGVGGAVVSSQVSTPWISAATATAANGTTASLLAVGASEQRTAASQLPGGLRVTRTLTTYDAVYGLPTQVDDQGDTSTATDDRCTRLEYARSTTAFIVSTVMRTETVAVGCGMTPARPGDVVSDQRILYDGGAYGAAPTRGLATTTQVASGFAGATPTYLTQSSSTYDALGRVLTVADALGRTTTTAYTPAASGPLTKTVVTSPDPDGTGPATALATTTVVNPAWGASTSETDANGKITTVMYDALGRRTAVWLPGRAQATQSASATYEYTVSSTAPDAITTKTLGALETYQTTVELFDGLERSRQTQSPSLARDTAGRVVTDTVYDSRGLVVLTNGSWFTSGDPSSTMVAPTEAVPSRARYVYDGAGRQVAQIADVADAEQWRTTTSYDGDRVSTDPPTGGVAQTTITDARGRTTELRQYTGGAPTGTYQATTYGYDKAGNLTNVKDAAGNAWTYTYDLLGRQTASSDPDKGTTSSTYDNGGQVVTTTDARSTTLAYTYDALGRKTTERSGSVTGTVLARWTYDTLAKGQLTSSTRYQGSDAYVTAVTGYDAGYRPLGQSVTIPASEGALAATYTTSYTYTVDGQVKTTKLPAAGSLISETVTTSYDAANMPQWVTGGGGWGMYVAGSTYSSYGQLLQMDLGNTTADYVNYDYEQGTQRLARTWLVRRGVTGNDLDISYTYDAAGNPTSAANSPTDEPVDAQCYGYDGLDRLASAWTPANGSCVGPVTVASLGGPAPYWSQYSFDAAGNRVGEVSHAVAGDTTSTYTYPVAGAARPHAVTSVASSGPAGSSESSYGYDAVGNTTSRAVAGEQSQSLSWDAQGRLASVTADGETASYVYAADGSRLVRRQGGTSTVYLPGGQEVTLSAASGTVSAVRYYSFAGQTVAVRTGMAGSSVSSLVNDPHGSAQLQIANGSGVLSEQRLDPFGVVRGSASSWTGDHGFLGKPVDGSGLSAVGARYYEASVGRFVSVDPVMDLSNPQQWAAYSYANNNPVTYCDPTGLLAPVGDWGKGPSRYTPARANTPAAPTTTVHPPVHHDSFSTRLKNSLQGAYVGAVNGGASVVNAMAQHPEDLVMWGLGAATMCWGAGMEVGGVALDATGVGAAVGIPINILGVGVISIGAGMAASGTLDLLAHANGDSRVEVMTRDSEASSGSGEGGRDLPGVGDSPTKVVNSNMGHIDLERAARAGFEDVRSAQVAVRKLGRSIETNGFPEGTIADSAHADRVLAPMGENGYAVYQIKPNGNAVFKTILTARG, from the coding sequence GTGGAGCGGACGGAGGCGATCGGCTCCACCGAGATCGGGGACGAGTCCGGTGCGTCCGTCCAGCTCATCTCGGAGAAACCTGCCGAGGTGAGCTGGCCGGACGGGTCGGGCGTCCAGGTGGACATGACGCCGGTCGACGGGCTCGCCTGGTCCGAGGCCGCGGACGGGGTCGTCCTTGCGCGGCCCTCGGACCCGCTCGTCACGCAGGACGGCCTGCTCCCTGCAGCGGGCGAGCGGGCGCCATCGGATGTGGACCTCGCAGTCCTCGACCAGAAGGCCGCCAGAGCCGCTGGCGTCGCCGGAGTCGTGCTGCAGGTCGGGGAGCCTTCGACGGACGCCGAGGCTCGGTCGGCGGACCCCACGACATCCGGTGCCGGCGGGGTCGAGCTGGCGCTCGACTACTCCGGATTCGCTGGCGCCTACGGCGGTGACTGGGCTTCGCGGCTCCACCTGGTCACCTTGCCGGACTGCGCGCTGACCACGCCGGAGAAGGCAGCATGCCGCGAGCAGATTCCCGTCGCGTCGTCGAACGACGTCGAGTCGAGCACGGTCACCGCGACCGTGGCGGCGGCCTCGTTCGGCGTGCTGGCGGTGACCGCGGCTGCCTCGGGTTCGACGGGCAACTGGTCAGCGACGCCGTTGTCTCCCTCGGCGGCGTGGCAGGTCTCGGCTCAGACCGGTGACTTCACGTGGTCATACCCCTTCCGGGTGCCACCCGTGGCGGCAGGGCCGAGCCCTGACCTGTCGGTGTCGTACTCCGCCGGTTCGTTGGATGGCAGGGTCGCCTCCACCAACAACCAGACGTCGTGGATCGGTGACGGCTGGGACATGACTGCCGGGTACGTCGAACGCAGCTACGTTCCGTGCTCGCAGGACATGGCCGGCGGCAACAACGCAAGCCGGGCGACGGGTGACCTGTGCTGGTCGACCGACAACGCGACGCTCGTGCTCGGCGGGGCATCCGGCGAACTGGTCAAGGACGCCGCGACCGGGGCCTGGCACGTGAAGTCCGATGACGGGACCAAGATCGAGCACCTCACCGGGGGTTGGAACACCGACAACGACGGGGAGTTCTGGAAGGTCACGACGCTCGACGGTACCCAGTACTTCTTCGGCCGGGGTCGGCGCTCCGCGACCGACACGACAGCGCTCAACTCGGCCTGGACCGTCCCGGTGTTCGGCAACCAGGCAGGCGAGCCCTGCTATAGCGCCTCCTTCGCCTCCGCTTACTGCACGCAGGCCTGGCGGTGGAACCTGGAGTACGTCGTCGACACGTCGGGCAACTCGCTGACGTACTTCTACGACACCGAGACGAACTCTTACGGACGCAACCTGAACCAGGCAGTGTCCAACTACGTGCGCGGCGGCTACCTGACGCGCGTCGAGTACGGGCAGCGCGTGGGTTCCGAGACGGCTTCGAGCGCGCCTGACCGGGTCGAGTTCACCGTGGCTGAGCGGTGCCTGCCGTCGGGGTCGGTCACCTGTGATCCTGCTCAGCTCACCGCGGCAAGTGCCGCCTCGTGGCCCGACGTGCCCTTCGACCTGATCTGCACCTCGACGACGTCGTGCCCAGCCCAGACTTCGCCATCCTTCTTCACGCGCAAGCGGCTGACGACCGTGACCACCAAGGTACTGTCGGGCACGGCCTACCAGAGCGTGGACTCCTGGACGCTGGCGCACACCTTCCCGGATCCCGGTGACTCGACGAACGCGGCATTGTGGCTGTCGTCCATCAGCCACTCGGGTCTCGTGGGTGCGGCGATCGCGCTGCCGAAGGTCGAGTTCAGCGGTGTCCAGATGGCCAACCGGGTGGACCTGACCGGTGATGCCGGTCCGCCGATGAACCGATTCCGGGTCAACGCTGTCCACACTGAGTCCGGTGCGACGATCTCCGTCAACTACACCCCGCAGGACTGCACCCCCGGCTCGCTGCCGCCGTCGCCCGATTCCAACACGCGCCGCTGCTTCCCGGTGACCTGGGTCCCGGAAGGCACTGGGGGTCCGATCACGGAGTACTTCCACAAGTACCTGGTCGACTCGGTGGTGGCAGACGCCGGCGACTCCGTCTCAGAGGCCACTGAGACGCATTACTCCTACGTCGGCGACCCGGCGTGGCACTACGACGACAACCCAGTGGTGCCGGCCTCGTACCGGACTTGGTCCCAGTTCCGGGGCTACGACACGGTCGACGTGATCACCGGAGCGCCCAGCGCGCCCCAACGGTCCCAGGTGCGGTACCGCTACTTCCGCGGTATGGACGGGGACCACCTGGCCTCCGGGGAGGGTCGTAGCGTCACCGTCGACGGCCTCGCCGACCAGGAGCGGCTCAACGGATTCGTCCGTGAGCAGGTCACCTACGACGGTGTCGGCGGCGCGGTGGTGTCGTCGCAGGTCAGTACGCCATGGATCTCGGCTGCGACTGCGACTGCTGCGAACGGGACGACAGCCTCACTGCTGGCCGTCGGCGCGAGCGAGCAGCGGACCGCCGCCTCGCAGCTTCCCGGGGGGCTGCGCGTGACGCGCACGCTGACGACTTACGACGCCGTGTACGGGCTGCCGACCCAGGTCGACGACCAGGGCGACACCTCGACCGCGACCGACGACCGGTGCACTCGCCTGGAGTATGCACGCAGCACGACCGCGTTCATCGTCTCGACTGTGATGCGCACCGAGACGGTCGCTGTCGGGTGCGGGATGACCCCGGCGCGGCCCGGCGACGTGGTGTCGGACCAGCGCATCCTCTACGACGGCGGAGCTTACGGCGCAGCGCCCACACGCGGCCTGGCGACCACGACGCAGGTCGCGTCCGGGTTCGCCGGTGCGACGCCGACGTACCTGACGCAGTCCTCGAGCACCTACGACGCACTGGGCCGAGTCCTCACTGTGGCTGACGCCCTCGGACGGACCACGACGACGGCGTACACCCCGGCTGCGAGCGGTCCGCTGACCAAGACCGTCGTGACATCACCGGACCCTGACGGCACCGGTCCGGCGACCGCGCTGGCGACCACGACCGTCGTGAACCCGGCATGGGGTGCGTCCACGTCGGAGACGGACGCGAACGGCAAGATCACGACGGTGATGTACGACGCTCTGGGTCGGCGCACCGCAGTCTGGCTGCCTGGGCGCGCTCAGGCCACGCAGAGCGCGAGTGCGACCTACGAGTACACGGTGTCCTCGACCGCGCCGGATGCGATCACGACGAAGACCCTGGGCGCTCTGGAGACGTACCAGACGACCGTCGAACTGTTCGACGGTCTGGAGCGCTCGCGGCAGACGCAGTCTCCCTCGCTCGCGCGAGACACGGCAGGTCGCGTTGTGACGGACACCGTCTACGACAGTCGTGGACTTGTGGTGCTCACCAACGGTTCGTGGTTCACCTCGGGCGACCCTTCGTCGACGATGGTCGCTCCGACCGAGGCCGTGCCCTCGAGAGCCCGGTACGTCTACGACGGTGCCGGACGCCAGGTGGCGCAGATCGCCGATGTCGCCGATGCGGAGCAGTGGCGGACGACGACGAGCTACGACGGTGACCGGGTCTCGACCGACCCGCCCACCGGCGGCGTCGCCCAGACGACGATCACCGACGCGCGCGGCCGGACGACCGAGCTGCGGCAGTACACGGGTGGCGCGCCGACCGGCACGTACCAGGCCACGACCTACGGCTACGACAAGGCCGGCAACTTGACGAACGTCAAGGACGCGGCCGGCAACGCGTGGACGTACACCTACGACCTGCTCGGTCGGCAGACGGCATCCTCAGACCCTGACAAGGGCACGACGTCGAGCACGTACGACAACGGCGGCCAGGTCGTCACCACGACGGATGCGCGCAGTACGACGCTCGCGTACACGTACGACGCGTTGGGGCGCAAGACGACCGAGCGGTCCGGCTCGGTCACCGGGACGGTGCTGGCGCGCTGGACGTACGACACGCTGGCCAAGGGGCAGCTGACGTCGTCCACGCGGTACCAGGGCTCGGACGCCTACGTCACGGCGGTGACCGGGTACGACGCGGGCTACCGCCCGCTGGGGCAGTCGGTCACGATCCCGGCGTCGGAAGGCGCGCTCGCGGCGACGTACACCACGTCGTACACCTACACGGTCGACGGGCAGGTCAAGACGACCAAGCTCCCCGCGGCGGGCAGCCTCATCTCGGAGACGGTGACGACCTCCTATGACGCCGCCAACATGCCGCAGTGGGTGACGGGCGGTGGCGGCTGGGGCATGTACGTCGCCGGCTCCACGTACTCCTCGTACGGCCAGCTGTTGCAGATGGACCTGGGCAACACGACGGCGGACTACGTCAACTACGACTACGAGCAGGGCACGCAGCGGTTGGCGCGCACATGGTTGGTGCGTCGGGGGGTGACGGGCAACGACCTGGACATCTCCTACACCTACGATGCCGCGGGCAACCCGACGTCGGCGGCGAACTCGCCGACGGACGAGCCGGTTGACGCCCAGTGCTACGGGTATGACGGTCTGGACCGGTTGGCGTCGGCGTGGACGCCGGCGAACGGGTCGTGCGTGGGCCCGGTGACGGTGGCGAGCCTGGGTGGCCCGGCGCCGTACTGGTCGCAGTACTCCTTCGACGCGGCGGGGAACCGGGTCGGTGAGGTCTCGCATGCGGTGGCGGGTGACACGACGAGTACGTACACCTACCCGGTGGCGGGTGCGGCGCGGCCGCATGCGGTGACGTCGGTCGCGAGTAGTGGTCCGGCGGGTTCGAGCGAGTCGTCGTACGGTTATGACGCGGTGGGGAACACGACGTCGCGGGCGGTGGCTGGGGAGCAGTCGCAGTCGTTGTCGTGGGATGCGCAGGGTCGTCTGGCGTCGGTGACGGCGGACGGTGAGACGGCGTCGTATGTGTATGCGGCGGATGGGTCGCGGTTGGTGCGTCGTCAGGGTGGGACGAGCACGGTGTATCTGCCCGGTGGGCAGGAGGTGACGCTGTCGGCGGCGTCGGGGACGGTCTCGGCGGTGCGGTACTACTCGTTCGCGGGTCAGACGGTGGCGGTGCGCACGGGTATGGCGGGTTCGAGTGTGTCGAGCCTGGTCAATGACCCGCATGGGAGTGCTCAGCTGCAGATCGCGAACGGGTCGGGGGTGTTGAGCGAGCAGCGTCTGGATCCGTTCGGTGTGGTTCGTGGGTCGGCCTCGTCGTGGACGGGTGATCACGGGTTCTTGGGTAAGCCGGTCGATGGGTCGGGTCTGAGTGCGGTGGGGGCGCGCTACTACGAGGCGTCGGTGGGCAGGTTCGTCTCGGTGGACCCGGTGATGGATCTGTCCAACCCTCAGCAGTGGGCGGCGTACTCCTACGCGAACAACAACCCCGTCACCTACTGCGACCCGACGGGGCTGCTGGCACCCGTCGGCGACTGGGGTAAGGGCCCCTCCCGGTACACACCGGCACGGGCGAACACCCCCGCGGCCCCGACCACGACGGTGCATCCACCGGTTCATCACGACTCGTTCAGCACGCGCCTGAAGAACTCCCTGCAGGGCGCGTACGTCGGGGCCGTCAACGGTGGCGCTTCCGTCGTGAACGCGATGGCGCAGCACCCTGAGGACTTGGTGATGTGGGGGCTCGGGGCAGCGACTATGTGTTGGGGCGCCGGCATGGAGGTCGGCGGCGTGGCCCTCGATGCGACCGGAGTCGGCGCAGCGGTCGGGATTCCCATCAACATCCTCGGTGTCGGTGTCATCTCGATCGGCGCCGGCATGGCTGCGAGCGGTACCCTCGACCTGCTCGCCCACGCTAACGGCGATAGTCGCGTCGAAGTCATGACCCGCGACAGCGAGGCCTCAAGTGGCAGCGGAGAGGGCGGCCGAGATCTTCCAGGGGTCGGAGACTCTCCGACGAAGGTCGTGAACTCCAACATGGGACACATCGATCTCGAACGTGCAGCACGTGCCGGATTCGAGGACGTCCGCAGCGCGCAAGTAGCCGTGAGGAAACTTGGTAGATCGATCGAGACGAATGGCTTCCCGGAGGGTACGATTGCAGATTCGGCGCATGCAGATCGCGTCCTTGCGCCGATGGGGGAGAACGGGTATGCGGTCTACCAAATCAAGCCCAACGGTAATGCAGTGTTCAAGACGATTCTCACGGCTAGAGGGTGA